In Porites lutea chromosome 9, jaPorLute2.1, whole genome shotgun sequence, a single window of DNA contains:
- the LOC140948617 gene encoding neuropeptide SIFamide receptor-like, whose translation MNNSSTIQIQNPPCSHTVSSLFIAIMSSISVAAIIGNVLVTVVCLKTPSLRTITNYYIVNMAVSDLLCACFNWPLYATEGMLTRRKFITGSLASAVCKLGMYSRGVSQVVSVLSLVLIAVDRYIAIVFPLKSALLVGKNKRVMLLFITWFVPVVCGIPYIVYTDTVKVENHTFCRTLWGALANMIFNVAGFVVFYCTPLILMAILYIHIVKTLRKRKEMQGSASNKREQQHRKITKILISIVVAFFICWTPLCVYLSLKMFHPDLFLEDECKTLVALFFYVFPSLSTAINPIILFSLSTNFRQALESLGLQLCRFFQCCSILPSRIGSSRSTQITQAPEDTLDAANTENHRANGRRIVLQKFHRSSRRVSNLAFVNSMEI comes from the coding sequence ATGAACAACTCTTCAACCATACAGATTCAGAATCCACCGTGTTCGCACACAGTATCCAGTTTATTCATCGCGATCATGTCTTCCATCAGCGTTGCGGCTATTATAGGAAACGTTCTGGTTACAGTGGTCTGCTTAAAAACTCCAAGTCTTCGCACGATCACCAACTACTACATAGTCAACATGGCGGTGTCTGATCTCCTCTGCGCATGCTTCAACTGGCCGCTATACGCTACTGAGGGGATGCTGACAAGAAGAAAATTCATCACGGGATCTTTGGCCTCTGCTGTCTGCAAACTAGGGATGTATTCCAGAGGAGTCTCCCAAGTTGTGTCCGTGCTAAGCTTGGTTCTAATCGCTGTAGACAGATACATTGCCATTGTGTTTCCGTTGAAGTCAGCGTTATTAGTAGGAAAAAACAAACGCGTTATGTTACTCTTTATAACGTGGTTCGTACCTGTCGTTTGCGGTATCCCGTATATAGTATACACTGATACAGTCAAAGTGGAAAACCACACCTTTTGCAGAACTTTGTGGGGTGCATTAGCTAACATGATTTTCAATGTGGCTGGTTTTGTTGTCTTCTACTGTACGCCTCTCATTCTGATGGCTATACTCTACATACACATCGTGAAAACTttgagaaagagaaaagaaatgcaAGGCTCGGCGAGCAACAAAAGAGAACAACAGCACcgaaaaatcacaaaaatccTCATTTCCATCGTCGTGGCCTTTTTCATCTGCTGGACTCCTCTTTGTGTTTATCTCTCTCTGAAAATGTTCCACCCGGATCTGTTTCTAGAAGACGAATGCAAGACGCTCGTCGCTTTGTTCTTTTACGTCTTTCCATCTTTAAGCACAGCAATAAATCCCATCATTCTTTTCTCGTTGAGTACAAATTTTCGTCAAGCATTGGAAAGTTTGGGACTTCAGCTTTGTCGCTTTTTCCAATGTTGTTCAATTTTACCGTCCAGGATCGGATCGTCGAGATCCACTCAAATAACTCAAGCGCCAGAAGACACTCTCGATGCAGCAAATACTGAGAATCACCGAGCAAATGGGAGAAGGattgttttgcaaaaatttcATCGAAGTTCCCGACGAGTTTCTAATCTTGCTTTTGTCAATTCTATGGAAATTTGA
- the LOC140947647 gene encoding peroxidasin-like, translating to MDVRMMFLYATALLILAGGTQSTPVPGKFSFEVTAKIEVLCVHVSYSVAINCKTNDPSANVSLSLPKHLPSHNLPSLQGRLKRNGAIFTIQKAILHDGGKYYCVAEKNGKVIKREIYLYVAGIPNLSIVPYMSKRVPKGSKVIYTCKAHNATVCDNLQWSKVNGLMNDVSVTSPRNNNGVWETELEIEKAAFAHSGRYKCELSYHQDLLAEDEVEVTVSAPEDVKITTSSPSPIWVNNPVQELRIRCVATGFPYPTFTWQKDGKVIENCEIHEECAKTKRYLLTSYGLKIVQPHYPDDNGKFSCVARNAMGTDRRDFDVIIPVKPVLKKSVQTMYPWSPGRKEPLSIPCVLQQGATPDVTFTWQRQLIIYDIKLLQNIAKNDDKFEIISSPNHTGSVLKIVSFPQPSRVSFVCNAANSKGSDKMTFELAEMSY from the exons ATGGACGTAAGGATGATGTTCCTCTATGCTACCGCATTGCTCATTTTAGCTG GAGGTACTCAGAGCACTCCAGTTccaggaaaattttcctttgaaGTCACTGCAAAAATTGAAGTACTTTGTGTACATGTTAGTTACAGTGTTGCAATCAACTGCAAGACTAATGATCCAAGTGCAAATGTTTCTCTCTCTCTTCCTAAACACTTGCCATCACACAATTTACCAAGCTTGCAAGGAAGGTTAAAAAGAAATGGAGCAATCTTCACTatacaaaaagcaattttacacGACGGAGGAAAATACTATTGTGTTGCAGAAAAGAATGGGAAagtgattaaaagagaaatctATCTCTACGTGGCAG GGATCCCAAATCTTTCCATTGTTCCTTATATGAGCAAGCGTGTACCCAAGGGATCAAAAGTCATCTACACATGCAAGGCACATAATGCTACAGTTTGTGACAATTTGCAGTGGTCCAAAGTCAATGGGCTTATGAATGACGTTAGCGTAACATCACCGAGGAACAATAACGGAGTGTGGGAAACAGAACTGGAAATTGAAAAGGCTGCTTTTGCTCATTCCGGGAGATACAAGTGCGAGCTTTCTTATCATCAGGATTTGTTGGCGGAAGATGAAGTTGAAGTGACAGTCTCTG CTCCAGAGGACGTGAAGATAACCACCAGCTCCCCTTCTCCGATATGGGTAAACAATCCAGTCCAGGAATTGAGAATCAGATGTGTCGCCACTGGCTTTCCTTATCCCACATTCACATGGCAAAAAGATGGGAAAGTCAtagaaaattgtgaaatacatGAAGAATGTGCCAAAACTAAGAGGTACCTTTTGACGTCGTACGGCCTGAAAATAGTGCAGCCACACTATCCTGATGATAATGGAAAATTTAGCTGTGTAGCAAGAAATGCTATGGGGACAGACAGAAGAGACTTTGATGTTATTATACCAG TGAAACCTGTTTTAAAGAAATCAGTTCAGACAATGTACCCGTGGTCACCTGGCAGGAAAGAACCATTGAGTATCCCATGTGTTCTGCAGCAGGGCGCCACCCCAGACGTTACGTTTACCTGGCAGCGGCAACTGATCATATATGATATAAAGCTCCTTCAGAACATCGCTAAAAACGACGATAAATTTGAAATCATTTCTTCCCCGAATCATACAGGGAGTGTATTGAAAATTGTATCATTTCCTCAGCCTTCAAGAGTCAGCTTTGTGTGCAACGCAGCTAATTCAAAGGGGAGTGATAAAATGACGTTTGAACTTGCAGAAATGAGTTATTAG